In the Ricinus communis isolate WT05 ecotype wild-type chromosome 3, ASM1957865v1, whole genome shotgun sequence genome, attaaaatttttactgtATATATAGTAATAGGTATAACTAGCAAGTAGAGTAGGTGAGGAGATATATCAATAGGGTATATATTTGCACCCATAgggttattttgatatttcaatttgagttagagcattttcaataataatttttatactattaaattataaataattatttatttattttaatttgtcttgaaatggatatattttaattgtattttttatttttttaattaattttttaataataaaataaaaagagagattctaactcttaaaaaataattaaagaaaaaaatataataaaaaatcatttaagagtcattttctctctttttcaatTGAGGAGGAACGAATATGACCCTTTAAGTCAttctaagaaaaaatgatgaaTTAGAGAGTCTTTTGAAAGCTTAGTTTTtgcatatattttttgtaGCTAATGAGTATGACTTAAAAGCTTATAAGTTTGTTAGAGATGCTCTAACGTCTAAAGTTTGAACCCTCACTCGTTATTtgtaactaaaaaataaataaatatatattagttagTACATGCGTAGATAATTGcaaacaaaaatcatatatttatgaagTAGGTGGagatatatcaataaaatatatatttacatatatagatttaatataatatttaaatttgagtaAGATTTTAAGTTTggatttttctcttttctatttataacccaagaaaaaaaaaagggatattatgtatatatactaACACATATGTACATAATTGCAAGTGGAAATCATATATTTAACATCTAAATCTTTCAAAAATTGTTtatgacaaaaagaaaaaattagagtTGGTAGAGATATGATATGATATTTGGTGTGGTAGGAGAGAATTTAGTACCATTGATAGGTATATTTACCAACAAATGAAATGCCTTCTCATATCAAGTTTCAAGAATAAGAATTGCTAACGAACTTATTCAACATTTATGATCTTAGgggaaaaaatataatttatatccTTTGTTCTTAGTTTTAACTTCAAGTACTACTTTTGCCATTCTAAAGGCATTGTACTTTGTATAAtctacataaaataatattcaattatttagtaactacttttaaataataattttagctAATTTTGGTTTAGAGCTAAcatgttaaattaatattttttaaaagggtcacttaatttataaattaattaattaatacattagtagcttaatattaattttttttttattgaaattgatGTGGATTTGGGTCATAATTCTAACTTTATATTTCTAAAGATACTATTCGAAAGAAATTTAtagttgttttaaattttgatgatTGATTCTAGAGAAAATCAAGTAAGTCTATAttcttctaaaaaatatatttaattaaaaattatttaaaaaatttaaaagttatcatgttaaatctaaaaatattttaatatattttttaacccTCAACGAcaatttttagtaaattataaagtaaGAAGTTATTATTGTATGAtagatttcattatttatttatgataattattacttagttaaatatgtataaagaaaagtaacataatttattaaaatttgtattacgaaataataaatacattcATTAACTTTATTTACTTGAGATATATGGACCTAGCTAAAACAATGTATTGTGCagagaatttaattatttttattaattttattaattaatgattaattaattaattaatatcttgCTTAATTAATCATTCTTGTTGATCTACTCATCCCTAGTCATATTAGTGGttatattttctattcaattttattatttgatcttGATTGGAATTTCATGGTTATGTTACTTGCTCCCATACACTCACTTACAGGggatcaaatttttttatgcagagtttaaaaaaactataatataatttcacccttttatatttgaagaattaatatatttttatatcatgatattttcttaatatttaggTATATTTTcgttattttatatattttgcatCAATtgacttaaattaaaatataattctatatctaaaaaattattatgaaatttataaatatattaaatttattaaaaaatattttatgaattttgattaaaatttaaaagaaatattacctTTTTAATCTATTAGAATCatacaatattttaattaaatgttatataatcttaaaaaatatttatattgttgaaaagttatcttttattaatatctatcatacaaaaaagataaacattattatatactaaaagaTTAACACactttaaaagatattttaatttttaaatataaacgtgtcaaacaatataataatactttaaaaattatttaaatctttttacagtttaaatcaaaattaagatataaagCTGCCTAAAATACCATTATATGGTTGATTGTTGAGGTTTTGCACACAAtcttatatatcaaattttaatattcataaatttaataaaaataaatactctatattttaatttaaatatatttttatattataaattctagtaaaatttatcaagaaaaagaaaaagagagtgGCTGAAAAAGAGGAGCACTTGGgtcagaaaagaaaacagattTAAGTTTAACAgtcaaaaacataaaagaaaaagaaaacgatTGCACAAGTAGGTGGCGCGAAAACAACGTCCTTCTCAACGGAAAAACCGTTTCcctcaaattttttattcaaataaaaattatttatttttctctgttttatttctctctctctctctctctctccctctctcctTCTCCACAAAACTCTAATTACTTTGCCGCCCCTCTTCGCCGGAATATTCTTACTTCCGATCACCGCCATCTCCCCGGCTAACCCTTGCAGCCTCCTCCTCCTGCACCTTCTCTTTTTCAGTTCAGAGTTTTATTAagatttgtatttttattttcttgacaGTTTAAAACAGAGTCGTTGCTACaaaattttagggttttattgATCCAAGAGCAGTTTGTATTTGAGCCTTTATTCAAGgtcagattttttttttcttttgaattaacttttaaattttatttcatcaagatttaattcttttttttgaaaaaaatctgtgattttaattttatgaacgTTGTATTTTTCTGCAATTTCTGAAATGGACAGAGAGATTAAGCCACTGTTTGTGTTGTGTCCTCAAAACTAGAGACATAGAATCCTGTCTAACAAtgataagtattattattattattattacgtTTATAAATCCTctgttaattttctttttcaactgAACTTCCGTGGGGTTCTTTATCATGTCAATCGGTTTTCGTTCTAAATACCCATTTAGtcaaaacataaattatagtttatatCACATGCTAATGGGGAttcaattacttttttattactaactttggtatttttacagttaataatatgagtttttactggttttaatttttctttttcatgggGATGGACAATGATCTTGATTGCACGTGGTCCTCCatgtttctttctcatatcCCTAAGAACATCAGCACCTGCAACTTcaatctttctatttatttattagaactAAATACATACATGCATACAAATAaagcattttatttatttacagatgtccttttatttatagatatatgtataaattaagTAGGtgacaaaacaagaaaaaaccTGGGTAAAAGACAGTTGAAGTTTTATTGTTATGGTCTCAAGGAAGCTCTCTCTTTGTTTCATTAATTGCATTTGCAGTTTGTTTATCCTTGAGTAACTgtgatttctttatttatctgTTTGTTCACTTTGTTTTACTGACAGTATTCTtgtctaataattaataaataaaaactgaagTTGTTTTATTAATGGGAATCTACAGTTTATCCTGAGATAATTATTTGTGAGATTGAGAATTTACAGTTATTTTAGGGAGAGATTTTCTGAATCTGGTAGTGAGCTTTGAAATAAAGTCGAATTAAATTGTGTATGTATCATGAAAATAGAGAGGAAGAAGGAAACAGTGACGAGTGGGGTAATGTTATACTTGTGTTTGTTTGAGTGAACCTCAATTGCCAGCCCAGCCGACCACGGCAGTCCCGTGAGAGGGACAAAAGGGAAAATTAGTATaaggcaaaagaaaaaaaaaaaaaaaaggtgaaagaagaaaaagaaccaACCCTTCTTATCCTACACACCCTTCTCTCTCTCCGTCTCTCTCTTCACAGTAGTCTAGTCTCTGGTCTTCCCAGTTTCTTCTGGGGGACCCCTAACTCGGCATTTTATTGAtaccagaaaagaaaaaattatataaaaataaataaaacaaccTTTAGTGATGACCGTTAGTGCACTTTGTGGCTTCCCCTGGAGTTATCTATGATCCTATCTGCACCTAATGTTGGTTTATCATCCTCATCATTACTATTGCCCAACTTCTGTGTCATGGTCTGATCTGCTTGGACTTGGGGTTTTCTTGATGAAAATTCAGAACCCATTTGCATTTATTTGTTGTGATTCTCAAGTTCATCATCTCTCAGATCTGGGTCTTTGGAAAGATGTactcttttttcatttttctgtttcccttttcttttctattgatttattctttgctttttccttGCCATTCTGTAGTATCTTACTTTTTCTGGTTATGTGCATTTGTGGCAgatttattgctgggaaaaGTATCTTCTTTTTGAGCAGCTGGTTTGATTCCCTTCAATGTTAGATAAATGAAAGCCTAAGCTGTCAAATGTGGTTCAGTTATGTCGAAAAATCCATCAATGTGGTCTAATTTGGACATTGTTTGATGGATGTATGTGAATCAGAGAAGCACACAGCTGTGGATACCCCAAGacttcccttggttccagctcaaaGGAACAGTAATGCACGGTCCACGACCCGCCGCCCTCAGACGAGGGAAATTGGTTCTAGATATAAATCACCAACACCATCTGCTCCTAGGCGTTGTCCATCACCAAACCAATCAAGAACAGTGCCTACTACCTCCCAAGTGGTTCCCAAGAGAGCCAAATCAGCTGAGAGGAGGCGTCCTTCAACTCCACCTTCACCCCCAAGCCCCTCTACACCCGTTTGGGATTCATCTGTTGATATACAGTTGCAATCTAGAAGGCTAAGTTCTGGCAGCCGTTTACCAGAGAGTTTATGGCCTTCTACAATGAGAAGTCTTAGTGTTTCATTTCAGTCGGATGCCATTTCAATTCCAGTCAGCAAGAAGGAAAAACCAGTTAGTAGCATCTCTTCTGATCGCACCTTGCGACCATCTTCAAATGTGGCTCATAAGCAGACCGAAACACCTGCTGGTTCAAGAAAGCCCACACCAGAGAGAAAGAGGAGTCCTCTTAAAGGGAAGAATGTGCAGGATCAATCAGAGAATGCTAAACCTGTGGATGGTTTGCGTACTAGATTGATTGATCAGCATAGATGGCCTAGTAGGACAGGTGGGAAGGTATCTTCCActtcattaaataaaagtgTGGATCACACTGATAAAACTGTGAAAGCTACATCAACACCAATTGGAATTGGTTTGTCTTCGCTCAGGAGATTGTCTGTTCCTGGTGGTAGCATTAAACCTTTACAGAAATCGGCTAGTGATGCTGCTAGACTATCATATATAGAAGATATAGGCAGGAGAAGGTCTGAAGCAAGTCCTGCAGATGATAGTTTACTGCTGGTATCTGGATCTCAGAAGTTTGTTGCAACAAGTTTATCAGACAGAAGGTCTTTAATAATTCCTGCAGTTAGAACTCAGTCCTTGCCTAGCCCTGGATTGCGCCCTCCATCACCAAGTAGGACCTCCGTTAGAGGTGTCAGTCCATCTCATGCAAGACCATCCACTCCTCCTTCTAGAGGGGTCAGCCCTTCTCGGACAAGGCCGTCAACTGTCTCAAGCCAATCGAGTAGTTCTACTTCGGTTCTTAGTTTTATAGTGGATTTTAAGAAAGGGAAAAAGGGTGGAAACTATATTGAAGACGCTCATCAGATACGGCTATTATACAATAGATATTTGCAGTGGCGATTTGCTAATGCCAGGGCAGAGGCTGTTCTTTACATTCAGAAAAAAACTGCAGAGGTAGGACATAATGCATGTTAATCTGgctaaatttttaaacttaCAGGCCTCCTAAGCTTTTGTTACTAGCATGATTCTCTTGATGACAATTTTCATGTGGGCCTAAACTATCACCGTTTCTTTTATTACGCACTGTAGAACAATCACCTTGCACATagtaatgaaagaaaaatcaattaaaatagaaaagatacAGGAGAGACATTTTTGCTATAGAAAAGGATATGTTGAGTTGTTAGAGTATACCTCTTTTCTGgtatgaataaattatttctcaCTTATTCTACACTTGCTATAAACTTTGCTGATGTTTCTTTTGTTAGTGCAGAACTTcaaatttagttattaatgTAGGTATCcttcttataatattttaaatttcatcgAAATTTTATTGCTTGTGCAGAAAAATCTGTACAATGTCTGGAACAGTACTTTAGCTTTGTGGGATTCAGTAATCAGGAAGAGGATCAGTCTTGAACGGCTGAAACTAGAGCTTAAACTGAGTGCTCTTTTAAATCATCAAGTAACGTTTCTTCTGAATCACAGCAAAATATTTCTGCAAGTTTATCTTTGATCgtcattaatataatatgcATTTGTTGAGATGTTTTTGATAGCTTTTaagatgatatttttattatgtaatcATGTGCCAATTCTTggtctttttcttcttaatgtACAGTTCACTAAAACTATTTAAACTTGGGCTACCTTATCTTCTTCACAGTTGTTTACTCTTTCCTATTTTAGCTGGCGAATGGGGCAAGAAATTTGGAGGGGTGGGGTGTGGTGAGGCAGAGGAGTAGAACATAACCTGAAGCATAGTATACAAGCATTTTGTATGGGCTGGATGTTGTGCACTATGCTTGCTTGCCTAAATAGATATCTATGCATGTATATCTGTGCAGAAATTCTGAAATAGATTCTATACCTAGCAAAGTTAGCATTCCTCATCATTTCTCCAGCTGTTATTGCAAAAAGCTTAGCAACTTCGCAAGACTCCAGAGATTGATAAGTAAGGAGCCATGAGAACAAGAGCTGCCAGTTGTATTGGCGGACTAGTATAGCTAAATCTGGTTGATGTACTAAATAATTTGTATCTTAGGTCCTAGTTTACAGCAAATGAAGGGGTTAGATTCCCAATCTGCGATGGATTCCGAACAAATATTTGCGACTGGTCTCATTTTGGAGAAATCAGCAGAAGTGGTTGGATATTGTTCTTCTCACCAACTACTCAATTCTGTTCATGTTCTATCCTGGTCAACTTGATTTAGGCACGTCAAAAGTATCAGTAGGGCTTTCCTCTGTCACATATCAACAGTATATATACCTTTGACATGGTTGCAATGTCGTAAAAACCATCTGCTCCACTCCTTTTCCTGAGCAGTGTCCACTTATGCTGAAGTTGGGAAATTATGCTGGTAAATTTTAGGGGCACAAATTAGTGCAAATTGTGTTTTAAGGTTTTAAGTACAAGTTCATGTGATTTAGGAGCCATCACATGCAAAGAAGTTCCACCATACACGatgaaaagataaagaaagaaaatgaacagAAGTTTGTGAAAGAGAAATTAAGGGTCAAGTAGAAAGTCATTGTTTCAATTAGCATCAGTTAGATTGATGAGTAATCGATCAATATGTGGTAAAGACACTTGAGATGCCTTAACTGTGTGACGGAGAGTTTCTGGAGAATAATGACAGCACTAATTGGGAAGTGAGACTAGGCGGCAAGAGAACAACCAAAGAGCAAAATGAAATGAGATGGGCTGAGGCAGGAAGAAGGTGTATactaattatgattttattatggATGTAGGCCTACATAGGGCTAAATTGCTTAAAAGGAAAAGTCAACGAAGTTAATGCCAGATATGCGGGAAGTTAGgggaaattaaattttatctgtTGCataggttttttcttttctgcaacagttggaacaagtgaatttGTTCCTTAGTTACAGAGAAATTTAGCAGTAATTTTTACTTCTGTGGAATGCTGCACCATCCTTCACTTTCTGCATCTTGTTCCTAGATGAAAATGTATCTCTGAGTATCATGCAGAAGTCTCATTTCACATTCCTGTGGTATAGTTTTATGATAGATGCAAACAAGTGTATTTAAGCAATTGTGTTGGTCATGGCAAAAGGCAAAGTGTTCATATGATATCATTATTCGCTGAAATCATGTTGTATGGTTGAGCCGGGTCCTAAGCTGTTCTTAGATCCAAGAAATATGATTGTCAATCTTAGCTTTCCAAATTATAGGATGAAATTGATGACGACATTCTTAATGCTGtccaaatagaaaagaaatctttacataagaaattttttgtGACAAACTTTAATCCTAGATCACTCTTTGGAGAGTTAACTTTCAACTTTCTGTTCTGTTCCAAACTTCCGTTGTTTGTTTTAAACCATGAACTTTGCCATTTGTTTTATCAGTTCATAGTTATGCTATTATTAATTGCCTCAGTGATTGATTCAGATGGCCTACCTAGATGAATGGGCTTTTCTCGAAAGGGATCATGTAAGCTCTTTATCCGGGGCTGTGGAAGATTTGGAGGCAACCACTCTTCGTATTCCTGTGACTGGAGGGGCAAAGGTATGTTTTGCTGTAGAAGATCACTAGAGTTGATTTCTGAAGAGACCAAATTTTGTCATCTTATtcatttttacatttttcaGGCAGATATAGACTCTTTGAAGGTTGCCACTTGCTCAGCTGTTGATGTCATGCAGGCAATAGGGTCATCCATATGTTCTTTACTCTCAAAGGTGAGATACATGTCTTagcactctctctctcccatACATACACTGTTTAATTCATGTGTAAAGTGTAATGGCATAGTCGTCCACAATTTGCTTGGGACGAAGGCTTTGTTGAGTTGAGTTGTAAAGCATAATGCTGAATTTGGCTTCGCTTAATTCTCTTTTGAgctatttgtttgttttatcaTTATCTGTACCACGCTGCTCATCATAATGCAATTAATTCTGTGGCGGTtctagaattatttattatcactattactaataaattataagaaatatcTCAAAGATTCTGATGTGTAAATCATCTGCTTGTTTGTGGAGCCAAGCCTACATCTTGTTGAAATCAGTAGAACAGGATTTGAAGGATTAATGTCTCGATATTATAGGTCTTAAGAGATATTCACTGTCTGTGGTTCACATCACATCTCACTACTGCTTCAGTAGAATACTTTAGCAGATAAGCTTATATCCCAAATTCAAGTGGTTATAAGATTTTTGTGCAGGTGTTTTGAAGACTTAATCAAAGTCGTAGGATCTTCAAAGATGTGTAGCTCCTCAGTTTGGAAAGATCCCTGGTTTTAACTTTGAAAGTGATATCTATATAGAAACTCTGTTTGAAACACCAAATTGGATGATGGATAGTCACTTATAGCTACTTGGAAGCGTTAATTTCATGGCCTTTGACCTTGATACGAAACTTTTGAGGTGCTAGTTCATCTAGTTTGTCGTTCATGCAACCAGCAACATATAAATGCTGCATTCAATATTTTGCTCCAGTTGTCATATCAACTATATACCAAAATAAGTTAAATGTTATTCAAGAACAAGTTTGAAAAAGCCAAAACTTGAGGCATACATATGATGCTGGAAATCTGGTCAGAATGGTCTTGTATTCGTCTGAAACATTCAGTAAACCAATAatatttggtttatttaaccatgttttgatgatttatgGAGACTGGTGTTTAGGACTTCCATTTCTACTGTTCATTCTGAAATTTCTATCGTTTGTGTACAGAGAAGCAAAACTTAGAACCTACATACTAAGTGAAACTCATAGTTATAAAGCacaaattatttatgactttTTGTGCATGCTATGCCGCATTTAGAGTACCGAGGTTcaccttttttctcttttcagtctttttatttgaagcaATGGCATATGCTTGTTTGTGATTTACAATTCTTATTACAGCCTGAATTCTTACATAAGCTTCAGATTTAAAGTTCTCAATCATATTTGTATATCAATTCTCAACTCTTGTTCCTAACAATGTGGTATAGGTGGAGGGGGTGAATGTGTTGGTTTCTGAGCTTGCTATTGTAGCAGCAGAAGAGAAAGCTATGCTTGATGAGTGTGAAGCGCTATTGGCTTCAACAGCAGCTTTGCAGGTGAGAGTAGTGATATATGGTTCTAGAACTTTATGCTTATGGTTacagtaaagaaaaaaaatagttacAAAGTTGAGCACTATAAACGTACATCGGTTGTGAGATAATCAATTCTGAAAGTCACATATACTAGTCCATCAAAGTAATGCAATAAAGAAGAATTTCTACAGTTAACCATTAAAGTTACTGCAAAATTAATTCTCAGCTGAGTCGCTACATATGTCCTTCTATGCGTTCTTTCTGGTTTTGCTTCATTATAAAACACTCTCCATTGGATCTGTTGGCTTCTCGATGCCGACCACTACATAGGAGCGATAGCGAAGCACTCCAACTAGATAGCCTTAGAACTATCAAGGAAAGAATGATTATAAGCTATTATACTTCCAGGGAGCACTTTATTAGCTATAAACCTATTGTTAATTATCTTGGATGTTTTTGAAGCTATCTTTTACCAGTTATTGGTATTATCGTTTGGTTCTTGTTGTGTGAGGACTAAAATTGCTAAATCTTAATAGCAGGTACAAAGTATATGTGTTGGCAAAGTTGAGGGGTTTTTTTGTGATTAATCTTTTTTGTGTTACTTTTTGAGTCTGAGCTTGTGTTGCTTTTGAGAAGGAGAAATAAGTTTGTTAGCTGATCCATACAGTAAATCTCCTgtttataagaaaattgaaaCATCAAATTCTCTTTCCTTGGATTTACCAAAAGTTAACGTGAGTTGCAAGTATTTCTTGGTTATGATTGAAAACTGGTTTGAGCAACTCCCACAGGCCACAATTACACTgttcaaataaaacaaaagaattgaTATTCAGTGAGATGGAAGACAAGTTCACTGTCTTTACATGGATTTGGAAAATTTCTCTCATCTGTTACTGATGATATGGCAGTTTGACATGCTTTAATATGTTTGCTATTTCCCTGGCAGTCATGTCTGTTTGTTCTAGAATTGATCTTGCACTCATTTTCAAGTGCAAGGATGAAGTTGCTCAGCGAATTAACCAGTCTGTAATAAAGCCAGTTCTTTTGGATTATGTTAGTGAAATAACGTGGCTTCGGAGGATCATTACAGTAGGCGTTAAATGGTTGAGGTTGACTGGTTTCGATTATTCAGTATGGTTCAGGCATGGCATTGCTAACTTGGTATGGCTGGATAATAAAAGTAGATGTGGGCTGAACCATTACAGGCTGTCCTGTTTCATTCTGTAGTTATGCATCCACTAgtctctttcttttgtgttgtCGCAATTCCATTGTTTGTGCATGTGGCTAATCTGGAATGTCCTCTATCAGGCTTTGCTGGCCTATATTTCTCATCATTACTTACATTCATTGCTTAAAGGGAGATTCATCTTgctagaaaatatttattctagaATATGAAATCAATCAAATTAGCTTTTTATCTATCTTGGTACACTCTTATAAAGCATTTATATATGATTGCCTTCTTTGCCATCAAGCAGGTTGAAGAATTCAGCATTTGCACCCATCTCATTCAAACGAAACATGTGCTTGAGAATCAACCCATCTTGGCGGCGAAAGGCTCTCAATGGCTGCCAACTTAACCTTAAAATGAAGTTTCAGCAGAGATAAATCAGTCTTCAGTGATCTCATTAAAAtgtaaattgattttttttttttttactttttcactttttttattaaatcttttaactTATTGGggttaattctttttcttttattatttttttttctttcttttcttttttaaaaattgagcTGCTGGCTCCACTTTTTCCACGTGTAATTTTTTTGTACTATGCATATGAAAAGTAAAATggataaaagaagaaaaagaagaatgcAGTATTCAAGTTTCTTTTGTAGATGCATGGCAACAACTGCGGGTTTCTAACCCACTACTTGTGTTGATATCTCAATGCTATTGCAACTGAAATCAATATAATCACAATCTCTAAAGAAAATGGACTCCTCTCATAGAAATTGATCAAGTCTTTAATTGCgtttagagaaaagaaaagaaaaaaagaaagaaagagaaagagaaaggagaCAGAATGACAGCCTGGGAGTCTAGGAAAACAGGTCCAAGATGCCAAACCTCTTCTTACATTTGAAATTGGACAATGTCATAGAGCAGAGATGAGTAATCTGTCTCAAGCCCAGCTGGTTCCAGCCTCGAGCACAGGTCTAATAACACCAAAGTTTCAGGGCCTGATAAAGCGCACCCAAGCCTGCATTTCTGATCAGGTTTGCGTACTCGATAAATTTCCCACTGTACACACTTTTCTGAGGAATTGGGGGATAGATGTTAGGATGACGTATTGTGTTTCCCGCCCCTTTCTCAAACTATGAAGAACTATTGTAACTAAAAATACCGGTAACTAATGTCTTTGAAAAGCATAATATCAACAACTTGTGCTCCTCATACTCGCCATTTCTTCCTCAATCTCCTCAATAAATCCACTACTCTTTCGCACTTAACCCAACTCCACGCCCACCTCCTCCTTCACGGTCTCCAAAACGACATCGCAGTTGCCACAAAACTCACCCATaaactctttaattttaaCGCCACCAGCCACGCTTCTGCCCTATTCTTCACCATTCCAAAACCAGACCTTTTCCTCTTCAATGTCCTCATAAAAGGCTTCTCCAACAATAACTCTCCTTTATCTGCGATTTCCCTGTTTACCCATTTGAGAAAAAGCACTGATCTTTACCCCGATAACTTTACTTATGCTTTTGTTGTATCTGCCGCTAGGAATTTTGGGGATGCAAAGATTGGGTTTTCACTGCACGGGAGGGTTATTGTTGATGGGCTTAGTTCAGATTTATTTGTTGGATCTGCTCTTGTTG is a window encoding:
- the LOC8270713 gene encoding AUGMIN subunit 8 translates to MDVCESEKHTAVDTPRLPLVPAQRNSNARSTTRRPQTREIGSRYKSPTPSAPRRCPSPNQSRTVPTTSQVVPKRAKSAERRRPSTPPSPPSPSTPVWDSSVDIQLQSRRLSSGSRLPESLWPSTMRSLSVSFQSDAISIPVSKKEKPVSSISSDRTLRPSSNVAHKQTETPAGSRKPTPERKRSPLKGKNVQDQSENAKPVDGLRTRLIDQHRWPSRTGGKVSSTSLNKSVDHTDKTVKATSTPIGIGLSSLRRLSVPGGSIKPLQKSASDAARLSYIEDIGRRRSEASPADDSLLLVSGSQKFVATSLSDRRSLIIPAVRTQSLPSPGLRPPSPSRTSVRGVSPSHARPSTPPSRGVSPSRTRPSTVSSQSSSSTSVLSFIVDFKKGKKGGNYIEDAHQIRLLYNRYLQWRFANARAEAVLYIQKKTAEKNLYNVWNSTLALWDSVIRKRISLERLKLELKLSALLNHQMAYLDEWAFLERDHVSSLSGAVEDLEATTLRIPVTGGAKADIDSLKVATCSAVDVMQAIGSSICSLLSKVEGVNVLVSELAIVAAEEKAMLDECEALLASTAALQVEEFSICTHLIQTKHVLENQPILAAKGSQWLPT